One window of Strix aluco isolate bStrAlu1 chromosome 24, bStrAlu1.hap1, whole genome shotgun sequence genomic DNA carries:
- the LOC141934384 gene encoding von Willebrand factor A domain-containing protein 5A-like isoform X1, with the protein MWRQSFGLLGKSYTHDGSFLLGKWFHVPLYLVPLRSAVVDVAIQDYVADVTAELIYQNKNQISTEVIFVFPLGSHMAIYSFQACSEDAKVQAMLRDEAQQLHEATGGWENLEYLQNQSSCPGEVFACCLGTLSAGREVVVTLRYVQELPRKPDGAAHFVLAPTLHPHTKQYAWNCLTSKLPYSLLLTASLQSPRGVANVQANFSLTPLLYTAQDRSTAQVSLSGSPPDHQDLELLVYFGEPTAVSAVVEKGDPTAPPGSLLGDPMVLVTLSPSIPETVPGQRQSGEFIFLLDTTFLEHAQDSLLFLLKSLPLGCYFNIYCYGTTSVGIYPQSVEYTQDNLTEAMRRIPPTGSSLGDTDLLETLRSVYNTPRPRGHTRQLFIFMARLPLDKEAIVAEVCRHRDSHRCFSFCFSEESAALATALARETGGEATYVSSDNTVASVVLKFLKQALKPAAAEVSLSWTLPRGLEVEVLGGTPHSIFQGQHSLLYAQIHGHAQDATLAKGVMTLQYSLDGQDVTHTIEFPLCPQGDGRGRTQEPGHHFPPERRGPRLAGHRLAARCLLERLLPEAASGSSDEPRHRAVEISLTSGIICPFTSYVGVRTSDRVTWYRGPLALLPPRQSLVTCQIIKLRGPCNASSCYPVTIWVPPGWLTAVRQSRLALRRLTHGIAALTQQGASSKACKPPPPPVSSLKNVDYRDVFWCSPIFGRWFTKTFAECQELVALQNVDGSWALSSGLASVLEIDEAEIKGKMPGEATEPSIWATMLAVTWLHRNNKCYQDLCELLEAKAVTWLCSRAVSQLDKCLEAANTLLGSSVKPSVFRL; encoded by the exons ATGTGGCGTCAGAGCTTTGGACTTCTAGGAAAATCCTACACCCATGACG GATCCTTTTTGCTGGGGAAGTGGTTCCACGTACCCCTGTACTTGGTGCCTCTGCGTAGTGCTGTGGTGGATGTTGCTATCCAGGATTATGTGGCTGACGTGACTGCCGAACTCATCTACCAGAACAAGAATCAGATCTCCACAGAAGTCATTTTTGTCTTCCCCCTGGGCTCCCACATGGCCATCTACTCCTTCCAGGCCTGCAGTGAGGATGCCAAGGTCCAGGCCATGCTGCGGGATGAG gCCCAGCAGCTGCATGAGGCTACAGGGGGCTGGGAGAATCTGGAATACCTTCAGAATCAGTCTAGTTGCCCAGGTGAGGTGTTTGCCTGCTGCCTGGGCACCCTGTCCGCTGGCAGGGAGGTGGTCGTGACCTTGCGCTATGTCCAAGAGCTGCCACGGAAGCCAGATGGAGCAGCCCATTTTGTGCTGGCACCCACACTGCATCCCCACACAAAACAATATG CCTGGAATTGTCTCACTAGCAAGCTGCCCTACAGCCTGCTGCTCACCGCTAGCCTGCAGTCCCCCCGTGGAGTGGCCAATGTCCAGGCCAACTTCTCCCTCACCCCTTTGCTCTACACTGCCCAGGACCGCAGCACAGCACAG GTCTCACTGTCTGGCAGCCCCCCAGATCATCAGGATTTGGAGCTGCTGGTGTATTTTGGAGAACCCACGGCAGTCAGTGCTGTGGTAGAGAAGGGAGACCCCACAGCCCCTCCAG GTTCTCTGCTTGGTGACCCCATGGTGTTGGTGACGCTGTCACCCAGCATCCCTGAGACAGTGCCTGGGCAGCGCCAGTCTGGAGAGTTCATCTTCCTCCTGGACACCACTTTTCTTGAGCATGCTCAG GACTCCCTGCTCTTCCTTCTCAAAAGCCTGCCCCTGGGCTGCTACTTCAACATCTACTGCTATGGAACAACATCTGTGGGCATCTACCC GCAAAGTGTTGAATATACTCAGGACAACCTGACCGAGGCCATGCGGCGCATCCCCCCGACCGGCTCCAGCCTGGGTGACACCGATCTGCTGGAAACCCTCCGCTCAGTCTACAATaccccccgcccccgcgggcATACACGCCAG CTCTTCATCTTCATGGCCAGGCTACCCCTTGACAAAGAAGCCATCGTCGCTGAGGTCTGCCGTCACCGCGACAGCCACCG GtgtttctccttctgcttttctgaggAAAGTGCTGCCCTGGCTACAGCCCTGGCCAGGGAAACAGGGGGTGAAGCTACCTACGTCTCCTCTGACAACACTGTGGCATCTGTG GTGCTGAAGTTCCTGAAGCAGGCTCTCAAGCCAGCAGCTGCGGAAGTGTCTCTGAGCTGGACCCTGCCCCGTGGCCTGGAGGTTGAGGTGCTGGGTGGCACCCCTCACTCCATCTTTCAGGGTCAGCACAGCCTCCTCTATGCCCAGATCCATGGACACGCACAG GATGCAACGCTGGCCAAGGGGGTCATGACCTTGCAGTACAGCTTGGACGGCCAGGATGTCACTCACACGATTGAATTCCCACTGTGCCCACAGGGAGACGGCCG GGGTAGGACCCAGGAACCTGGGCATCACTTCCCTCCAGAGAGACGAGGACCCAG GCTGGCTGGGCACCGTCTGGCTGCGAGATGCTTGCTGGAGAGGTTGTTGCCAGAGGCTGCGAGTGGGTCAAGCGATGAACCCAGGCATCGTGCAGTTGAGATCAGCCTCACTTCGGGGATCATCTGCCCCTTTACCAGCTATGTGGGGGTTCGCACATCAGACAGGGTCACCTGGTACCGAG GGCCCCTGGCACTGTTGCCACCCCGCCAGTCACTCGTCACCTGCCAGATCATTAAGCTTCGTGGCCCCTGTAACGCCTCTTCCTGCTATCCTGTGACCATCTGGGTCCCACCTGGCTGGCTGACAGCAGTGCGTCAGTCACGGCTTGCCCTCCGGCGACTCACTCATGGCATTGCTGCCCTGACCCAGCAGGGGGCTTCCTCAAAAG CATgtaaaccaccaccaccacctgttTCTTCTCTCAAGAATGTGGATTACAGGGACGTTTTTTGGTGCTCTCCAATTTTTGGGCGTTGGTTCACCAAAACCTTTGCTGAGTGCCAGGAGCTGGTGGCTCTGCAGAACGTAGATGGTTCCTGGGCCCTCAGCTCAGGACTGGCCTCTGTTCTGGAAATTGATGAGGCTGAAATCAAGGGAAAGATGCCTGGTGAG GCCACGGAGCCAAGCATCTGGGCCACAATGCTGGCTGTGACCTGGCTGCACAGAAACAACAAGTGTTACCAGGACCTCTGTGAGCTGCTGGAGGCCAAGGCTGTGACTTGGCTGTGCAGCCGAGCTG TGTCCCAGCTGGACAAGTGCCTGGAGGCTGCCAACACCCTCCTTGGGAGCAGCGTGAAGCCAAGTGTCTTCAGGCTCTGA
- the LOC141933988 gene encoding LOW QUALITY PROTEIN: olfactory receptor 6E1-like (The sequence of the model RefSeq protein was modified relative to this genomic sequence to represent the inferred CDS: inserted 2 bases in 2 codons) produces MENQTMVKHFILVGFTAGRKLQIFMFVVLLIIYISIIIGNLVIVTISIMDRGLHVPMYYFIWNFSLLEMGFASSVTPKVLFNIASGEKTISMIGCFVQFFLYFIFGMTEVLPLAAMSFDRYVTICYPLSYATIMNNGLCCLLVLGSWXLSFALLIGPSIVFFQLPFCKQNVNHFFCDSAPLLKLSFTESRVLDLVNFPIAVFSLPSTLIITVLSYANIISTILHISFASGWQKAFSTCACHLIVVFMSYRSCIFMINLYTRVGXDISKGVAILNTMVCLLPNPLIFSLRNRQVQKALQKYFSMCSSYRTILSLMRSEK; encoded by the exons ATGGAAAACCAAACCATGGTCAAACATTTCATCCTTGTGGGTTTCACAGCTGGCAGGAAGTTGCAGATCTTTATGTTTGTGGTTCTCCTCATCATCTACATCTCAATTATAATTGGAAACTTAGTGATTGTCACCATCAGCATCATGGACCGTGGGCTCCATGTGCCCATGTATTACTTTATTTGGAACTTTTCACTCTTGGAAATGGGTTTCGCTTCCTCTGTTACTCCTAAGGTCTTGTTCAACATAGCATCAGGAGAAAAGACAATTTCTATGATTGGTTGctttgttcaattttttttatatttcatctTTGGCATGACAGAGGTTCTTCCCTTGGCAGCAATGTCATTTGACAGGTATGTGACCATCTGCTACCCCTTGTCTTACGCCACCATAATGAACAATGGGCTTTGTTGCTTATTAGTGCTTGGTTCAT GGCTGAGTTTTGCACTTCTAATTGGCCCATcaattgttttcttccagttaCCCTTTTGTAAACAAAACGTTAACCATTTCTTCTGTGACAGTGCACCTTTGCTAAAactttccttcacagaatcacgtGTTCTAGATCTTGTTAATTTCCCAATagctgttttttctctcccaagcactCTCATTATCACAGTCCTGTCTTATGCCAATATAATTTCCACTATATTGCACATTTCATTTGCTTCAGGGTGGCAGAAAGCCTTTTCCACTTGTGCATGTCACCTTATCGTCGTCTTCATGTCTTACAGGAGTTGCATTTTTATGATAAACCTATACACAAGGGTGG TTGACATCAGCAAAGGGGTAGCTATTCTCAACACAATGGTATGTCTTCTGCCTAACCCACTCATCTTCAGTCTGAGGAACAGGCAGGTTCAAAAAGCCTTGCAAAAGTATTTCTCCATGTGCAGTTCTTACAGAACAATTCTGAGTCTGATGAGAAGTGAAAAGTAA
- the LOC141934384 gene encoding von Willebrand factor A domain-containing protein 5A-like isoform X3: MSKSCHGSQMEQPILCWHPHCIPTQNNMPGIVSLASCPTACCSPLACSPPVEWPMSRPTSPSPLCSTLPRTAAQHSPPDHQDLELLVYFGEPTAVSAVVEKGDPTAPPGSLLGDPMVLVTLSPSIPETVPGQRQSGEFIFLLDTTFLEHAQDSLLFLLKSLPLGCYFNIYCYGTTSVGIYPQSVEYTQDNLTEAMRRIPPTGSSLGDTDLLETLRSVYNTPRPRGHTRQLFIFMARLPLDKEAIVAEVCRHRDSHRCFSFCFSEESAALATALARETGGEATYVSSDNTVASVVLKFLKQALKPAAAEVSLSWTLPRGLEVEVLGGTPHSIFQGQHSLLYAQIHGHAQDATLAKGVMTLQYSLDGQDVTHTIEFPLCPQGDGRGRTQEPGHHFPPERRGPRLAGHRLAARCLLERLLPEAASGSSDEPRHRAVEISLTSGIICPFTSYVGVRTSDRVTWYRGPLALLPPRQSLVTCQIIKLRGPCNASSCYPVTIWVPPGWLTAVRQSRLALRRLTHGIAALTQQGASSKACKPPPPPVSSLKNVDYRDVFWCSPIFGRWFTKTFAECQELVALQNVDGSWALSSGLASVLEIDEAEIKGKMPGEATEPSIWATMLAVTWLHRNNKCYQDLCELLEAKAVTWLCSRAVSQLDKCLEAANTLLGSSVKPSVFRL; encoded by the exons ATGTCCAAGAGCTGCCACGGAAGCCAGATGGAGCAGCCCATTTTGTGCTGGCACCCACACTGCATCCCCACACAAAACAATATG CCTGGAATTGTCTCACTAGCAAGCTGCCCTACAGCCTGCTGCTCACCGCTAGCCTGCAGTCCCCCCGTGGAGTGGCCAATGTCCAGGCCAACTTCTCCCTCACCCCTTTGCTCTACACTGCCCAGGACCGCAGCACAGCACAG CCCCCCAGATCATCAGGATTTGGAGCTGCTGGTGTATTTTGGAGAACCCACGGCAGTCAGTGCTGTGGTAGAGAAGGGAGACCCCACAGCCCCTCCAG GTTCTCTGCTTGGTGACCCCATGGTGTTGGTGACGCTGTCACCCAGCATCCCTGAGACAGTGCCTGGGCAGCGCCAGTCTGGAGAGTTCATCTTCCTCCTGGACACCACTTTTCTTGAGCATGCTCAG GACTCCCTGCTCTTCCTTCTCAAAAGCCTGCCCCTGGGCTGCTACTTCAACATCTACTGCTATGGAACAACATCTGTGGGCATCTACCC GCAAAGTGTTGAATATACTCAGGACAACCTGACCGAGGCCATGCGGCGCATCCCCCCGACCGGCTCCAGCCTGGGTGACACCGATCTGCTGGAAACCCTCCGCTCAGTCTACAATaccccccgcccccgcgggcATACACGCCAG CTCTTCATCTTCATGGCCAGGCTACCCCTTGACAAAGAAGCCATCGTCGCTGAGGTCTGCCGTCACCGCGACAGCCACCG GtgtttctccttctgcttttctgaggAAAGTGCTGCCCTGGCTACAGCCCTGGCCAGGGAAACAGGGGGTGAAGCTACCTACGTCTCCTCTGACAACACTGTGGCATCTGTG GTGCTGAAGTTCCTGAAGCAGGCTCTCAAGCCAGCAGCTGCGGAAGTGTCTCTGAGCTGGACCCTGCCCCGTGGCCTGGAGGTTGAGGTGCTGGGTGGCACCCCTCACTCCATCTTTCAGGGTCAGCACAGCCTCCTCTATGCCCAGATCCATGGACACGCACAG GATGCAACGCTGGCCAAGGGGGTCATGACCTTGCAGTACAGCTTGGACGGCCAGGATGTCACTCACACGATTGAATTCCCACTGTGCCCACAGGGAGACGGCCG GGGTAGGACCCAGGAACCTGGGCATCACTTCCCTCCAGAGAGACGAGGACCCAG GCTGGCTGGGCACCGTCTGGCTGCGAGATGCTTGCTGGAGAGGTTGTTGCCAGAGGCTGCGAGTGGGTCAAGCGATGAACCCAGGCATCGTGCAGTTGAGATCAGCCTCACTTCGGGGATCATCTGCCCCTTTACCAGCTATGTGGGGGTTCGCACATCAGACAGGGTCACCTGGTACCGAG GGCCCCTGGCACTGTTGCCACCCCGCCAGTCACTCGTCACCTGCCAGATCATTAAGCTTCGTGGCCCCTGTAACGCCTCTTCCTGCTATCCTGTGACCATCTGGGTCCCACCTGGCTGGCTGACAGCAGTGCGTCAGTCACGGCTTGCCCTCCGGCGACTCACTCATGGCATTGCTGCCCTGACCCAGCAGGGGGCTTCCTCAAAAG CATgtaaaccaccaccaccacctgttTCTTCTCTCAAGAATGTGGATTACAGGGACGTTTTTTGGTGCTCTCCAATTTTTGGGCGTTGGTTCACCAAAACCTTTGCTGAGTGCCAGGAGCTGGTGGCTCTGCAGAACGTAGATGGTTCCTGGGCCCTCAGCTCAGGACTGGCCTCTGTTCTGGAAATTGATGAGGCTGAAATCAAGGGAAAGATGCCTGGTGAG GCCACGGAGCCAAGCATCTGGGCCACAATGCTGGCTGTGACCTGGCTGCACAGAAACAACAAGTGTTACCAGGACCTCTGTGAGCTGCTGGAGGCCAAGGCTGTGACTTGGCTGTGCAGCCGAGCTG TGTCCCAGCTGGACAAGTGCCTGGAGGCTGCCAACACCCTCCTTGGGAGCAGCGTGAAGCCAAGTGTCTTCAGGCTCTGA
- the LOC141934384 gene encoding von Willebrand factor A domain-containing protein 5A-like isoform X2, with protein sequence MWRQSFGLLGKSYTHDGSFLLGKWFHVPLYLVPLRSAVVDVAIQDYVADVTAELIYQNKNQISTEVIFVFPLGSHMAIYSFQACSEDAKVQAMLRDEAQQLHEATGGWENLEYLQNQSSCPGEVFACCLGTLSAGREVVVTLRYVQELPRKPDGAAHFVLAPTLHPHTKQYAWNCLTSKLPYSLLLTASLQSPRGVANVQANFSLTPLLYTAQDRSTAQVSLSGSPPDHQDLELLVYFGEPTAVSAVVEKGDPTAPPGSLLGDPMVLVTLSPSIPETVPGQRQSGEFIFLLDTTFLEHAQDSLLFLLKSLPLGCYFNIYCYGTTSVGIYPQSVEYTQDNLTEAMRRIPPTGSSLGDTDLLETLRSVYNTPRPRGHTRQLFIFMARLPLDKEAIVAEVCRHRDSHRCFSFCFSEESAALATALARETGGEATYVSSDNTVASVVLKFLKQALKPAAAEVSLSWTLPRGLEVEVLGGTPHSIFQGQHSLLYAQIHGHAQDATLAKGVMTLQYSLDGQDVTHTIEFPLCPQGDGRLAGHRLAARCLLERLLPEAASGSSDEPRHRAVEISLTSGIICPFTSYVGVRTSDRVTWYRGPLALLPPRQSLVTCQIIKLRGPCNASSCYPVTIWVPPGWLTAVRQSRLALRRLTHGIAALTQQGASSKACKPPPPPVSSLKNVDYRDVFWCSPIFGRWFTKTFAECQELVALQNVDGSWALSSGLASVLEIDEAEIKGKMPGEATEPSIWATMLAVTWLHRNNKCYQDLCELLEAKAVTWLCSRAVSQLDKCLEAANTLLGSSVKPSVFRL encoded by the exons ATGTGGCGTCAGAGCTTTGGACTTCTAGGAAAATCCTACACCCATGACG GATCCTTTTTGCTGGGGAAGTGGTTCCACGTACCCCTGTACTTGGTGCCTCTGCGTAGTGCTGTGGTGGATGTTGCTATCCAGGATTATGTGGCTGACGTGACTGCCGAACTCATCTACCAGAACAAGAATCAGATCTCCACAGAAGTCATTTTTGTCTTCCCCCTGGGCTCCCACATGGCCATCTACTCCTTCCAGGCCTGCAGTGAGGATGCCAAGGTCCAGGCCATGCTGCGGGATGAG gCCCAGCAGCTGCATGAGGCTACAGGGGGCTGGGAGAATCTGGAATACCTTCAGAATCAGTCTAGTTGCCCAGGTGAGGTGTTTGCCTGCTGCCTGGGCACCCTGTCCGCTGGCAGGGAGGTGGTCGTGACCTTGCGCTATGTCCAAGAGCTGCCACGGAAGCCAGATGGAGCAGCCCATTTTGTGCTGGCACCCACACTGCATCCCCACACAAAACAATATG CCTGGAATTGTCTCACTAGCAAGCTGCCCTACAGCCTGCTGCTCACCGCTAGCCTGCAGTCCCCCCGTGGAGTGGCCAATGTCCAGGCCAACTTCTCCCTCACCCCTTTGCTCTACACTGCCCAGGACCGCAGCACAGCACAG GTCTCACTGTCTGGCAGCCCCCCAGATCATCAGGATTTGGAGCTGCTGGTGTATTTTGGAGAACCCACGGCAGTCAGTGCTGTGGTAGAGAAGGGAGACCCCACAGCCCCTCCAG GTTCTCTGCTTGGTGACCCCATGGTGTTGGTGACGCTGTCACCCAGCATCCCTGAGACAGTGCCTGGGCAGCGCCAGTCTGGAGAGTTCATCTTCCTCCTGGACACCACTTTTCTTGAGCATGCTCAG GACTCCCTGCTCTTCCTTCTCAAAAGCCTGCCCCTGGGCTGCTACTTCAACATCTACTGCTATGGAACAACATCTGTGGGCATCTACCC GCAAAGTGTTGAATATACTCAGGACAACCTGACCGAGGCCATGCGGCGCATCCCCCCGACCGGCTCCAGCCTGGGTGACACCGATCTGCTGGAAACCCTCCGCTCAGTCTACAATaccccccgcccccgcgggcATACACGCCAG CTCTTCATCTTCATGGCCAGGCTACCCCTTGACAAAGAAGCCATCGTCGCTGAGGTCTGCCGTCACCGCGACAGCCACCG GtgtttctccttctgcttttctgaggAAAGTGCTGCCCTGGCTACAGCCCTGGCCAGGGAAACAGGGGGTGAAGCTACCTACGTCTCCTCTGACAACACTGTGGCATCTGTG GTGCTGAAGTTCCTGAAGCAGGCTCTCAAGCCAGCAGCTGCGGAAGTGTCTCTGAGCTGGACCCTGCCCCGTGGCCTGGAGGTTGAGGTGCTGGGTGGCACCCCTCACTCCATCTTTCAGGGTCAGCACAGCCTCCTCTATGCCCAGATCCATGGACACGCACAG GATGCAACGCTGGCCAAGGGGGTCATGACCTTGCAGTACAGCTTGGACGGCCAGGATGTCACTCACACGATTGAATTCCCACTGTGCCCACAGGGAGACGGCCG GCTGGCTGGGCACCGTCTGGCTGCGAGATGCTTGCTGGAGAGGTTGTTGCCAGAGGCTGCGAGTGGGTCAAGCGATGAACCCAGGCATCGTGCAGTTGAGATCAGCCTCACTTCGGGGATCATCTGCCCCTTTACCAGCTATGTGGGGGTTCGCACATCAGACAGGGTCACCTGGTACCGAG GGCCCCTGGCACTGTTGCCACCCCGCCAGTCACTCGTCACCTGCCAGATCATTAAGCTTCGTGGCCCCTGTAACGCCTCTTCCTGCTATCCTGTGACCATCTGGGTCCCACCTGGCTGGCTGACAGCAGTGCGTCAGTCACGGCTTGCCCTCCGGCGACTCACTCATGGCATTGCTGCCCTGACCCAGCAGGGGGCTTCCTCAAAAG CATgtaaaccaccaccaccacctgttTCTTCTCTCAAGAATGTGGATTACAGGGACGTTTTTTGGTGCTCTCCAATTTTTGGGCGTTGGTTCACCAAAACCTTTGCTGAGTGCCAGGAGCTGGTGGCTCTGCAGAACGTAGATGGTTCCTGGGCCCTCAGCTCAGGACTGGCCTCTGTTCTGGAAATTGATGAGGCTGAAATCAAGGGAAAGATGCCTGGTGAG GCCACGGAGCCAAGCATCTGGGCCACAATGCTGGCTGTGACCTGGCTGCACAGAAACAACAAGTGTTACCAGGACCTCTGTGAGCTGCTGGAGGCCAAGGCTGTGACTTGGCTGTGCAGCCGAGCTG TGTCCCAGCTGGACAAGTGCCTGGAGGCTGCCAACACCCTCCTTGGGAGCAGCGTGAAGCCAAGTGTCTTCAGGCTCTGA